A portion of the Cyanobacterium sp. T60_A2020_053 genome contains these proteins:
- a CDS encoding ABC transporter permease gives MSRLKSLQYYLLARLALAPVMVWTIVTVVFLLLRATPGDPVDAILGGRAPEEAKKALREQMGLTAPLWVQYINYLGQLIRLDLGTSITSRGLKVGDIIVQYFPATVELATGAMVVAITVGVIIGLVSASKPNTIFDGGGRLFGIITYALPLFWVGMLMQLIFAVQLRLFPLGARFPIGVTPPSHITGLYLIDSLLTLNLPQFLTSLHHLTLPCLTLGILLSGIFERLVRVNLRITLQADYVESARARGIPETRILLVHALKNALIPVITVMGLTFASLLGGAVLTEVTFSWPGLGNRLYEAISQRDYPTVQGIMVFMGIMVVGASVIIDVINAYVDPRIRY, from the coding sequence ATGTCTCGACTAAAATCTTTACAATACTATCTTCTTGCCCGCCTTGCCTTAGCGCCCGTCATGGTTTGGACTATTGTCACCGTAGTATTTTTACTACTCAGAGCCACACCCGGAGACCCCGTAGATGCCATTTTGGGGGGGAGGGCGCCAGAGGAGGCAAAAAAAGCATTAAGAGAGCAAATGGGCTTAACAGCGCCCCTCTGGGTACAGTATATCAACTATTTAGGACAACTTATCCGGCTTGATCTCGGTACATCTATCACCAGTCGAGGCTTAAAAGTGGGTGATATTATCGTGCAATATTTTCCAGCTACCGTAGAATTGGCGACGGGCGCTATGGTGGTGGCTATCACGGTGGGAGTAATTATCGGTTTGGTGTCTGCTAGTAAACCGAATACTATTTTTGACGGCGGAGGGCGCTTGTTTGGCATCATTACCTATGCTTTACCTCTGTTTTGGGTAGGAATGCTAATGCAATTAATTTTTGCAGTGCAATTACGGCTTTTTCCTCTCGGCGCCCGTTTCCCCATCGGTGTTACCCCTCCTTCTCACATAACGGGCTTATATCTAATAGATAGTTTATTGACTCTCAATTTACCGCAATTTTTGACCAGTTTACATCACTTAACATTACCTTGTTTAACTTTGGGAATTTTGCTCAGTGGTATTTTTGAGCGACTGGTGAGAGTGAATTTACGCATTACCCTTCAAGCTGATTATGTGGAATCTGCTAGGGCAAGGGGTATTCCTGAAACTCGTATTCTATTAGTCCATGCTCTAAAAAATGCTTTAATACCAGTAATTACAGTGATGGGTTTGACTTTTGCTTCTTTGTTGGGGGGCGCTGTGTTAACGGAAGTTACCTTTTCTTGGCCCGGTTTAGGTAATCGTTTATACGAAGCTATTTCTCAGCGCGATTATCCCACTGTACAAGGAATTATGGTATTTATGGGCATAATGGTGGTGGGCGCTAGTGTCATTATCGATGTTATTAATGCTTATGTTGATCCTCGTATTCGTTATTGA
- the fabF gene encoding beta-ketoacyl-ACP synthase II, protein MMNQQLKRVVVTGLGAITPIGNNLEQYWQSLKEGKNGIGLITLFDTTDQVCKIAGEVKNFDPLQYMDKKEAKRMARFSQFAVATSKQALADANLVIDDSNAHDIGIIIGTGVGGLKVMEDQQEILLSKGPGRVTPFLVPTMIANMAAGLTAIHTGAKGPNSCPVTACAAGSNAIGDAFRLVSSGYAKAMICGGTEAAVTPLAMAGFASAKALSTRNDSPETASRPFDRDRDGFVMGEGCGILILEELNHAVARGARIYAEMVGYGMTCDAYHMTAPVPEGLGATRAIELALKDAGLTPDQIDYINAHGTSTPANDKTETKAIKNALGDNARNIAISSTKSMTGHLLGASGGIEAVATVMAIANDHVPPTINLTTPDDDCDLDYVAEGSRALDVNVALSNSFGFGGHNVTLAFRKYK, encoded by the coding sequence ATTATGAATCAACAACTAAAAAGAGTTGTCGTTACGGGGTTAGGGGCAATTACTCCCATAGGAAATAATTTAGAACAATATTGGCAGAGTTTAAAAGAGGGTAAAAATGGCATCGGCTTGATTACTCTCTTTGATACTACTGATCAAGTGTGTAAAATTGCAGGGGAAGTGAAAAATTTTGATCCCCTCCAATATATGGATAAAAAGGAAGCCAAGCGCATGGCTCGGTTTTCGCAGTTTGCTGTTGCCACCAGTAAACAGGCTTTGGCGGATGCTAATTTGGTTATTGATGATAGTAATGCCCACGATATAGGTATTATTATCGGTACAGGGGTTGGTGGCTTGAAGGTGATGGAGGATCAGCAGGAAATCTTATTGAGTAAAGGTCCGGGGCGCGTGACTCCCTTCCTTGTACCGACTATGATTGCTAATATGGCGGCTGGTTTGACGGCTATTCACACGGGGGCAAAAGGTCCTAATTCCTGTCCTGTGACGGCTTGTGCAGCTGGTTCTAATGCCATTGGGGATGCTTTTCGCTTAGTTAGTTCAGGCTATGCTAAGGCGATGATTTGTGGTGGCACGGAGGCGGCGGTAACGCCTTTGGCTATGGCTGGTTTTGCTTCAGCCAAGGCTCTTTCTACCCGTAATGATAGCCCTGAAACGGCTTCTCGTCCTTTTGATCGAGATCGTGATGGTTTTGTCATGGGTGAAGGATGCGGTATTTTAATTTTAGAGGAGTTGAATCATGCTGTGGCGAGGGGCGCGAGGATTTACGCTGAAATGGTGGGTTATGGTATGACTTGCGATGCTTACCACATGACAGCGCCCGTCCCCGAAGGCTTAGGCGCAACGAGAGCCATTGAATTGGCGTTAAAAGATGCTGGTTTGACTCCAGACCAAATTGATTATATTAATGCCCATGGCACTAGCACCCCAGCTAATGACAAAACGGAAACCAAGGCAATTAAAAATGCGCTAGGGGATAATGCTCGTAATATTGCCATTAGTTCCACTAAGTCCATGACGGGGCATTTATTAGGTGCTTCTGGTGGTATTGAAGCGGTGGCAACGGTGATGGCTATTGCCAATGATCATGTACCTCCTACCATTAATTTAACTACTCCAGATGATGATTGTGATCTCGACTATGTAGCTGAGGGGAGTCGGGCGCTGGATGTTAACGTGGCTTTGTCCAATTCTTTTGGTTTTGGTGGTCACAATGTTACCCTTGCTTTTCGCAAGTATAAGTAA
- a CDS encoding ABC transporter ATP-binding protein/permease codes for MNIINKFFAVARLYWLGEEKKGAFSLLALLGVLLIAYTQLSVLLNRNQGELISTLAAKDEDLFRGAVISFLLVLVVYVPLFAGFSFVQSKLGLFWRRWLTNHFLTKYFANRSFYQLAIKEKEIDNPDQRISEDIRSFTQESLTFFLVIIQSILQVIAFSTVLWSISQQLVIFLIVYALLGTLITTGVFGKKLINLNFTQLQTEANFRFGLVRVRENSESIAFYQGENQEKNHLSKLFNDLYQNFNSLIVWQELYLGLFVNTFEFLPYVIPAIVVAPSVLSGELEVGKVSEATGAFARVFFSLNIIVSRFQSLTSFAAGINRLWSFYNFLDDSQQPSFQQRKIDTIIEPKLTVQQLTLETPNYQNTLFNNLSFELPSGEGLLVMGSSGCGKSSLLRTIAGLWDSGTGAIFRPQLSEMLFLPQRPYMIIGTLREQLIYPSLEKTVSEEKLQAVLTLVNLGDLAQRFGGFEVEKDWAEMLSLGEQQRIAFARIFINEPEYVILDEATSALDTTNEANLYQHLQEKNITYISVGHRESLRQYHQLMLKFNDDQSWQINPLIK; via the coding sequence ATGAATATTATTAACAAATTTTTTGCGGTTGCTCGTCTTTACTGGTTAGGAGAAGAGAAGAAGGGCGCTTTTTCTCTCTTGGCTTTGTTAGGGGTTTTATTAATTGCTTACACACAATTAAGCGTTTTATTGAATAGAAATCAAGGGGAATTAATTTCTACTTTAGCGGCCAAGGATGAAGATTTGTTTAGGGGCGCTGTGATTTCTTTTTTATTAGTTTTGGTGGTTTATGTACCATTATTTGCTGGTTTTTCTTTTGTACAAAGTAAACTTGGTTTATTTTGGCGGCGCTGGTTAACTAATCATTTTTTAACTAAATATTTTGCTAATCGTTCTTTTTATCAATTAGCTATTAAGGAAAAAGAAATTGATAATCCAGACCAACGTATTTCGGAAGATATTAGAAGTTTTACGCAAGAATCTTTAACATTTTTCTTAGTAATTATTCAATCAATTTTACAGGTAATTGCCTTTAGTACTGTTTTATGGTCAATTTCTCAACAGTTAGTTATTTTTCTAATTGTTTACGCTCTTTTGGGTACTTTAATTACTACCGGTGTATTCGGGAAAAAATTAATTAATCTTAATTTTACGCAACTACAAACTGAAGCTAATTTTCGTTTTGGTTTAGTGAGAGTAAGAGAAAATAGTGAGTCTATCGCATTTTATCAAGGGGAAAATCAAGAAAAAAATCATCTTAGCAAATTATTTAATGATCTTTATCAAAATTTTAATTCTTTGATTGTTTGGCAAGAACTATATCTTGGTTTATTTGTCAATACTTTTGAATTTTTACCCTATGTAATTCCAGCGATTGTTGTAGCGCCCTCCGTCCTATCAGGAGAATTAGAAGTCGGGAAAGTAAGTGAGGCGACGGGCGCTTTTGCTAGGGTGTTTTTCTCGTTAAATATTATTGTCAGTAGGTTTCAATCTCTAACCAGTTTTGCAGCCGGAATCAACCGTTTATGGAGTTTTTATAATTTCTTAGATGATTCTCAACAGCCATCTTTTCAGCAACGAAAAATTGATACAATTATTGAACCTAAATTAACAGTACAACAATTAACTTTAGAAACCCCTAATTATCAAAATACCCTATTTAATAATCTTTCTTTTGAGTTACCGTCAGGAGAAGGATTATTAGTAATGGGTAGTAGCGGTTGCGGTAAAAGCTCATTATTACGCACTATAGCAGGTTTATGGGATTCGGGGACGGGCGCTATATTTCGCCCTCAACTATCAGAAATGTTATTTTTACCCCAGCGCCCGTACATGATTATTGGTACTCTAAGAGAGCAATTAATTTATCCGAGCTTAGAAAAAACTGTTAGTGAGGAGAAATTACAAGCAGTATTAACTTTAGTAAACTTAGGTGATTTAGCGCAAAGATTTGGCGGTTTTGAAGTAGAAAAAGACTGGGCAGAAATGCTATCTTTAGGAGAACAACAAAGGATTGCTTTTGCTCGTATTTTCATTAATGAGCCAGAATACGTCATTTTAGATGAAGCCACCAGCGCCCTCGACACCACCAATGAAGCTAATTTATATCAACATTTACAGGAAAAAAACATCACTTATATTAGTGTAGGACATCGAGAAAGTTTACGGCAATACCATCAATTAATGCTTAAATTTAATGATGATCAATCATGGCAAATTAATCCTTTAATTAAGTAG
- the acpP gene encoding acyl carrier protein has protein sequence MNQEIFEKVKEIVIEQLDVEAENVTPEANFANDLDADSLDVVELVMALEEAFEIEISDEEAEKILTVGAAVEHIESKTKATA, from the coding sequence ATGAATCAAGAAATATTTGAAAAGGTAAAAGAAATCGTTATCGAACAACTAGATGTTGAAGCGGAAAATGTCACTCCCGAAGCTAATTTTGCTAATGATTTAGATGCTGATTCCTTAGACGTGGTGGAATTAGTTATGGCTTTAGAAGAGGCTTTTGAAATTGAAATTTCTGATGAAGAAGCCGAAAAAATCTTAACAGTAGGTGCTGCGGTTGAACACATTGAATCTAAAACCAAAGCTACCGCTTAA
- a CDS encoding photosystem II reaction center protein K: MEATILLAKLPEAYEIFKPLVDVLPVIPLFFLLLAFVWQAAVGFR, translated from the coding sequence ATGGAAGCAACTATTTTACTCGCCAAATTACCAGAGGCTTATGAAATCTTTAAGCCTTTAGTGGACGTTTTACCCGTTATTCCTCTTTTCTTCTTGTTGTTGGCTTTTGTATGGCAAGCAGCAGTTGGTTTCAGATAA
- a CDS encoding chemotaxis protein CheW — MSESLSTSARLRQLLPELFKESALTGERYLRYQITPDISALMAMTHVRESQLINRDQITPLPQMLPYVMGLCSSREKVFLTIDLPQLLYLPSALVYARRYHVIVINVADFLPTKNTSELWLGLAVDKIQGITRISEQNLTIDDSSLTQIEPKIVTYVEKLQQDKEQILPILNLQKIISLTN, encoded by the coding sequence ATGTCTGAAAGTCTATCAACCAGCGCCCGTCTCCGTCAATTATTACCAGAACTTTTTAAAGAAAGCGCCCTCACGGGAGAAAGATATTTACGTTATCAAATAACGCCTGACATCAGCGCTTTAATGGCCATGACTCATGTCAGGGAATCGCAACTTATCAACCGAGATCAGATCACCCCTTTACCGCAAATGTTACCTTATGTGATGGGGTTATGTAGTTCACGGGAAAAAGTGTTTCTCACTATCGACTTACCGCAACTGTTATACTTACCCAGCGCCCTTGTTTATGCTCGGCGCTATCATGTGATAGTTATTAACGTGGCTGACTTTTTGCCGACAAAAAACACCTCAGAGTTATGGCTAGGTTTAGCGGTGGATAAAATACAGGGCATTACTCGCATTAGTGAGCAAAATTTAACTATTGATGATAGTTCATTGACTCAAATAGAGCCAAAAATTGTTACCTATGTCGAAAAACTGCAACAAGATAAAGAACAAATTTTACCTATTTTAAATTTACAAAAAATTATTTCCCTTACTAACTGA
- a CDS encoding response regulator, translated as MSKTILLVDDLKSELDLLNQYLTDAGFMVITAQHGREALEKLNTSKPDLIVTDWMMPEMGGLDLCRQLRKNPDTATIPVVACTAKDRDVDKMWATKQGVKAYVVKPCTSEELVNAVNNAME; from the coding sequence ATGAGTAAAACGATATTATTAGTGGACGACTTGAAATCAGAATTAGACCTATTAAATCAATATTTAACAGATGCTGGTTTTATGGTGATTACGGCACAACATGGGCGAGAGGCGCTGGAAAAACTCAACACCAGTAAACCTGATCTTATTGTCACTGATTGGATGATGCCAGAAATGGGCGGACTTGATTTATGTCGTCAATTACGAAAAAACCCTGACACGGCAACTATTCCCGTAGTAGCTTGTACTGCAAAAGATCGAGATGTGGATAAAATGTGGGCAACCAAGCAGGGAGTTAAGGCTTATGTTGTTAAACCCTGCACTTCAGAAGAATTAGTTAACGCCGTTAATAATGCCATGGAATGA
- a CDS encoding phosphoribulokinase → MNQDKIVIIGVAGDSGCGKSTFLRRLEDLFGKEFMTVICLDDYHSLDRKGRKAAGVTALDPRANNFDLMAEQIKALKNGQAIDKPIYNHETGELDPPERIEPNKVIVIEGLHPLYDARVRELVDFSVYLDISEEVKINWKIQRDMAERGHSYDDVVASIMARKPDFTAYIEPQKQYADVVIQVLPTQLIEEKEGKILRVRLIEKEGIELFEPTYLFDEGSTIDWRPCGRKLTCSYPGLKMYYGPDNYMGNEVSILEIDGQFDDLEEMIYVESHLSRTGAKYYGEMTELLLKHKDYPGSNNGTGLFQVLVGLKMRETYEKITGTVANTEAKETANV, encoded by the coding sequence ATGAACCAAGATAAAATAGTAATTATTGGAGTTGCTGGTGACTCTGGTTGCGGTAAATCAACCTTCTTACGCCGTTTAGAAGACTTATTCGGTAAAGAATTTATGACCGTAATCTGTCTCGATGACTACCACAGTTTAGACCGTAAAGGCAGAAAAGCTGCTGGTGTCACCGCCCTAGACCCTAGAGCTAATAACTTTGATCTCATGGCAGAACAAATTAAAGCCCTTAAAAATGGTCAAGCTATTGATAAACCTATTTATAACCACGAAACAGGAGAACTCGATCCTCCCGAAAGAATTGAACCTAATAAAGTAATCGTTATCGAAGGTTTACACCCACTTTATGATGCTAGAGTGAGAGAATTAGTTGACTTCAGTGTTTACCTCGACATCAGCGAAGAAGTTAAAATCAACTGGAAAATTCAGCGAGACATGGCGGAAAGAGGTCATAGTTATGATGATGTAGTAGCTTCTATCATGGCGAGAAAACCTGATTTCACCGCTTATATTGAACCTCAAAAACAATATGCTGACGTTGTCATTCAAGTATTACCGACTCAATTAATTGAAGAGAAAGAAGGTAAAATTTTACGAGTACGTTTAATCGAAAAAGAAGGTATCGAACTTTTTGAACCTACCTACTTATTTGATGAAGGTTCGACCATCGATTGGCGCCCTTGTGGACGTAAGTTAACCTGTTCTTATCCCGGTCTAAAAATGTATTATGGACCTGATAACTACATGGGTAATGAGGTTTCTATTCTTGAGATTGACGGACAATTTGATGATCTTGAAGAGATGATCTATGTAGAAAGTCATTTAAGTCGTACGGGCGCTAAATACTATGGTGAAATGACCGAGTTACTATTAAAACATAAAGATTATCCCGGTTCTAACAATGGTACTGGTTTATTCCAAGTTTTAGTTGGTTTAAAAATGCGCGAAACCTACGAAAAAATTACTGGCACTGTAGCTAATACAGAAGCTAAAGAAACCGCTAACGTTTAA
- a CDS encoding SUMF1/EgtB/PvdO family nonheme iron enzyme codes for MLEKMLRGIVGQKIGSYRLNKFIGVGGFGGVFQASEMVRNTPIKEIALKIIPESSDEQLKELLTARALEHPYLIRSYNVGECEFFDTEMLYLAMELASSSLDQKITTGKLTTDTVKNITTQVASGLAFLHENNRVHRDLKPANILSINQQWKLSDFGLIRELNNSSYTETINIGGTIIYMPPEAFDGEISPAWDMWSLGVMLIQMLTGQLPYDFNNNYQKLTGQVIKGNIKIPPLPTEFKLIVEGCLQKDRAERWTASQVFNALSAKPSPVISFNQGKDFVEDLGNGVKLEMVYIPAGSFMMGANSREEGAYESQFPPHRVNVKAFYMAKYPITQAQYKAMMGGQNPSHFKGDNHPVDSVSWDMAQLFCQQLSENTGKIYQLPSEAQWEYACRAGATTPFYFGETLRDDLANYNATDTYGNGTKGKYRQETTPVGSFPPNGFGLYDMHGNVWEWCADTWHNNYRNAPNYGSAWVEQSSNIFVVRGGSWYSLPSRCRSARRDCYKRDTVSNLIGFRVIFQG; via the coding sequence ATTTTAGAAAAGATGTTACGGGGAATAGTAGGGCAAAAAATAGGCTCTTATCGTCTCAATAAATTTATTGGTGTTGGTGGCTTTGGCGGAGTATTCCAAGCTAGTGAAATGGTGCGCAATACCCCCATAAAAGAAATTGCTCTCAAAATTATTCCCGAAAGTAGTGATGAGCAATTAAAAGAATTATTAACAGCCAGAGCATTAGAACATCCTTACTTAATTCGTTCCTATAATGTGGGTGAATGTGAATTTTTCGATACGGAAATGCTCTATTTAGCCATGGAATTAGCAAGTAGCAGTTTAGACCAAAAAATCACCACAGGTAAATTAACAACAGATACCGTAAAAAATATCACCACACAAGTAGCCAGTGGTTTAGCTTTTCTCCATGAAAATAATCGAGTGCATCGTGACTTAAAACCAGCCAATATTCTCTCCATCAATCAACAATGGAAATTGTCCGATTTTGGGCTAATTCGTGAGTTGAATAATAGCAGTTATACCGAAACGATCAACATAGGTGGTACTATCATTTATATGCCTCCCGAAGCCTTCGATGGTGAAATTTCCCCAGCTTGGGATATGTGGTCATTGGGTGTTATGTTAATACAAATGCTCACTGGTCAATTACCCTACGATTTTAATAATAATTATCAGAAGTTAACGGGTCAAGTAATCAAAGGAAATATCAAAATTCCGCCTTTACCCACTGAATTTAAGCTCATTGTGGAAGGTTGTTTGCAAAAAGACAGAGCGGAAAGATGGACAGCCTCACAGGTTTTCAATGCTTTATCTGCTAAACCATCCCCCGTAATTTCCTTCAATCAAGGAAAAGATTTTGTAGAAGATTTGGGTAATGGGGTTAAGTTAGAAATGGTTTATATCCCTGCTGGTAGTTTTATGATGGGCGCTAATTCGAGGGAGGAGGGCGCTTATGAGTCTCAATTTCCACCGCATCGAGTAAATGTAAAAGCCTTTTACATGGCAAAATATCCGATTACTCAAGCTCAGTATAAAGCTATGATGGGAGGGCAAAATCCTTCTCACTTTAAGGGCGATAATCATCCTGTGGACTCTGTATCTTGGGATATGGCACAGCTATTTTGTCAGCAATTATCAGAAAATACAGGAAAAATATATCAATTACCCAGCGAAGCACAGTGGGAATACGCTTGTCGTGCAGGTGCAACCACACCCTTTTATTTTGGGGAAACTCTGAGAGATGATTTAGCCAATTATAATGCTACTGATACTTATGGTAATGGAACAAAAGGCAAATATCGTCAGGAAACAACCCCTGTGGGAAGTTTCCCCCCCAATGGCTTTGGCTTATATGATATGCACGGCAACGTGTGGGAATGGTGCGCTGATACTTGGCATAATAACTATAGAAATGCCCCTAATTATGGTAGTGCTTGGGTTGAACAATCTTCTAACATTTTTGTAGTGCGTGGTGGCTCGTGGTATAGCCTTCCCAGCCGATGCAGATCTGCCCGTCGTGACTGTTACAAACGGGATACAGTCAGCAACTTAATTGGTTTTCGTGTTATTTTTCAGGGGTAG
- a CDS encoding methyl-accepting chemotaxis protein translates to MTNPQSEAIISSDINQNLLPKSTFMDQGNPRKNEQEITKKGGTLRQRLLTTILPSTLIPLLVASSITINITSYRAERDELANLEQIGTTAQNVATNFLEDALNLKRKLESNSLIIETAKNSEVIVRTENLLSLDIDSLEQRFQNDKLLNANPDLNTYLAGIVQTGGIAEVIITDTNGFNLGYSSPTSDFVQSDEEWWQIAQAEGEKILNSVFDESTDTVVIETVAPLINPVNQELLGISKISIPSQSLENAIIDLLLSNLIDTRVLQIIDVETSQILTSLTSPDSNIGNELVGGEVVTQLGKLFQQNLSTENPQELLEQLLAIPDVNNLSLQNSRTQESSLVLTFKSQERFFKLLPIPNTNFVVVMSVEGQEIANAGNELALIFGSLALFLVLLTVGSVVLLAQNFSQPIVNLTDKAKQVAEGDLDVKADLEGTEESRTLAYNFNTLVAQVKELIKEQENIANQQKDEKEKLEMGIYQLLEDLQDAMDGDLTVRASLSSMEMSTVADLCNAILDSLQDIALQVKEGTAKVNSALAIDEKSIQELTKQAIEETQKTRATLGEVEQMSKIVAEIAENANQASTLADDAYAVTQNGSQGMDETVSSIINLRSIVGETAKKMKRLGESSQKISQVVSLIEEIALKTNLLAINASVEASRAGEQGQGFTVVAEQVGALAEQSASATKEIAKIVAEIQRETQEVSMEMESSTTEVVNTTRLVEGAKNQLELVLARSRNINELMRNISLSTVSQAQTSQTVEDLMEEIAQQSEERLKSSEKIVESMQNTAHIAQQLESAVDQFKIS, encoded by the coding sequence ATGACTAATCCACAATCTGAAGCCATTATTTCCTCAGATATAAACCAAAATTTATTACCTAAATCAACATTTATGGATCAAGGAAACCCCAGAAAAAATGAACAAGAAATCACTAAAAAAGGTGGTACATTAAGGCAGAGACTATTAACCACAATTTTACCAAGTACCTTAATTCCCCTATTAGTAGCTAGTAGTATCACCATTAATATTACTAGTTATCGTGCGGAAAGAGATGAGTTAGCCAACCTAGAACAAATTGGTACTACTGCTCAAAATGTGGCGACTAATTTCCTTGAGGATGCCTTGAATTTAAAAAGAAAATTAGAGAGCAACTCACTGATAATAGAAACAGCAAAAAATAGTGAAGTAATTGTAAGAACAGAAAATTTATTAAGTTTAGATATTGATAGCTTAGAACAAAGGTTTCAAAATGATAAATTACTGAACGCAAACCCTGATTTAAACACATATTTAGCGGGTATTGTACAAACGGGAGGCATAGCAGAAGTTATCATTACCGATACTAACGGTTTTAACCTTGGTTACAGTTCTCCTACCTCTGATTTTGTTCAAAGTGATGAAGAGTGGTGGCAAATAGCCCAAGCAGAAGGAGAAAAAATTCTTAATTCAGTATTTGATGAATCAACAGACACTGTGGTAATTGAAACTGTAGCGCCCCTCATTAACCCCGTTAATCAGGAACTTTTAGGCATTTCTAAAATTAGTATTCCCAGTCAATCCTTAGAAAATGCGATTATTGACCTTTTACTAAGTAACTTGATCGATACAAGGGTATTACAAATTATTGATGTAGAAACCAGTCAAATTCTAACCTCCCTAACCTCACCAGATAGTAACATCGGTAATGAACTGGTAGGGGGAGAAGTTGTTACTCAACTAGGAAAGTTATTTCAACAAAATTTAAGCACGGAAAACCCTCAAGAATTATTAGAGCAATTATTAGCCATTCCTGATGTAAATAATCTTTCCTTACAAAATTCTCGAACTCAGGAAAGTAGTTTAGTTTTAACTTTTAAAAGTCAAGAGCGATTTTTCAAACTTCTTCCTATTCCTAACACTAATTTTGTGGTGGTGATGTCGGTAGAAGGTCAAGAAATTGCTAATGCTGGTAATGAGTTAGCCTTAATTTTTGGTTCTTTAGCTCTCTTTTTAGTCTTATTAACGGTAGGTAGTGTGGTTTTATTGGCTCAAAACTTCTCCCAACCTATTGTTAATTTAACGGATAAAGCAAAACAAGTAGCTGAAGGAGATTTAGATGTCAAAGCAGACTTAGAAGGCACTGAAGAAAGTCGCACTCTTGCTTACAATTTCAATACTCTTGTAGCACAGGTAAAAGAACTGATTAAAGAGCAAGAAAATATTGCTAACCAACAAAAAGATGAAAAAGAAAAGTTGGAAATGGGTATTTATCAACTACTGGAAGACTTACAAGACGCTATGGACGGAGATTTGACCGTGAGGGCAAGTTTGAGTTCAATGGAAATGAGTACCGTTGCTGACTTATGTAATGCTATTCTTGATAGTTTGCAGGATATTGCTTTACAAGTAAAAGAAGGCACTGCAAAAGTAAACAGCGCCCTTGCCATAGATGAAAAATCTATTCAGGAGTTAACAAAACAAGCCATTGAAGAAACGCAAAAGACGCGTGCTACTTTAGGGGAAGTGGAGCAAATGTCAAAAATTGTTGCCGAGATTGCTGAAAATGCGAACCAAGCCTCCACTTTAGCTGATGATGCCTATGCCGTTACCCAAAATGGTTCTCAGGGCATGGACGAAACCGTTAGTAGTATCATTAACTTACGCAGTATCGTGGGAGAAACTGCCAAGAAAATGAAACGTTTAGGGGAGTCTTCCCAAAAAATCTCTCAGGTGGTATCCCTCATCGAAGAAATCGCGCTGAAAACAAACCTTCTCGCTATTAACGCCAGTGTAGAAGCTAGTCGGGCGGGGGAGCAGGGGCAAGGTTTTACGGTGGTTGCTGAACAGGTAGGGGCGCTAGCGGAGCAGTCTGCCTCAGCCACCAAAGAAATTGCTAAAATTGTGGCGGAAATTCAAAGAGAAACCCAAGAGGTATCCATGGAAATGGAATCTTCTACCACTGAAGTTGTTAATACTACTCGTTTGGTGGAGGGCGCTAAAAATCAATTAGAATTGGTTTTGGCTCGTTCTCGTAATATTAATGAATTAATGCGTAATATTTCTCTGTCAACGGTATCTCAGGCGCAAACTTCCCAGACAGTGGAAGATTTGATGGAAGAAATCGCTCAACAATCGGAAGAAAGATTAAAGTCATCGGAAAAAATTGTGGAATCCATGCAAAATACAGCGCACATCGCCCAACAGTTAGAATCGGCGGTGGATCAATTTAAAATTAGTTAG